The proteins below are encoded in one region of Aquisphaera giovannonii:
- a CDS encoding efflux RND transporter periplasmic adaptor subunit, whose translation MRRWYLLAPASALAMALAASSGCSHAGAEAAGKAKPAVRTIPVTVAPLERRTVERTVEVVGSLRGWEHVTVGSKQSGRVLKVVHDMGDRVKPGEVLIELDPVDAKLAYDQAQSKYLAELMKLGITEARADELVEKFGVTEELIRGKHAEDAIDRVPAVVQVQVARDRALHNLNRQRALSKKGASTAQEMEDMENEYRSQCAAYDNARYTARNAIATAVGNRIARDQAAQALADMVVRVPSLKVQPPGMSQADRVIYAITKRPVSEGQMLRIGDAVCELVIENPLRLWTSVPERYSDQVEVGQPVRISVASHTNMAFQGKVVRINPSVDNASRTFQVETLVPNERRLLRPGGFAKATIVTDSQAKAAVVPIESIVRFAGVTKILVVEGGTARAINDITTGWEGQGWVEITGKGIPEKALVVTTGQSQLADGTPVVIRTPEPPPPPGSHQPAQQAAAEPAKKAEAH comes from the coding sequence ATGAGACGATGGTACCTGCTCGCGCCGGCCTCGGCGCTCGCGATGGCCCTCGCGGCAAGCTCGGGCTGCTCCCACGCCGGAGCGGAGGCCGCGGGCAAGGCGAAGCCGGCCGTCCGGACGATCCCGGTCACCGTGGCCCCGCTGGAGCGTCGGACCGTCGAGCGGACGGTCGAGGTCGTGGGCTCGTTGCGGGGCTGGGAGCATGTGACGGTCGGCTCGAAGCAGAGCGGTCGCGTCCTGAAGGTGGTCCACGACATGGGGGACCGCGTCAAGCCCGGGGAGGTGCTCATCGAGCTGGACCCCGTGGACGCGAAGCTGGCGTACGACCAGGCCCAGTCGAAATACCTGGCGGAGCTCATGAAGCTCGGCATCACCGAGGCCCGGGCCGACGAGCTGGTCGAGAAGTTCGGCGTCACGGAGGAGCTCATCCGCGGCAAGCACGCGGAGGATGCCATCGACCGGGTGCCCGCCGTGGTGCAGGTCCAGGTCGCCCGCGACCGCGCCCTGCACAACCTGAACCGCCAGCGGGCCCTGAGCAAGAAGGGGGCGAGCACGGCGCAGGAGATGGAGGACATGGAGAACGAGTATCGTTCCCAGTGTGCCGCCTACGACAACGCCCGCTACACCGCGAGGAATGCGATCGCCACGGCCGTCGGCAACCGGATCGCCCGCGACCAGGCGGCGCAGGCCCTGGCGGACATGGTCGTCCGCGTCCCCTCGCTGAAGGTCCAGCCGCCGGGCATGAGCCAGGCGGACCGCGTGATTTACGCCATCACCAAGCGGCCCGTGTCCGAGGGCCAGATGCTCCGGATCGGCGACGCGGTCTGCGAGCTCGTGATCGAGAACCCCCTCCGGCTCTGGACGAGCGTCCCGGAACGGTACTCGGACCAGGTCGAGGTCGGCCAGCCGGTGCGGATCTCGGTGGCCTCGCACACCAACATGGCGTTCCAGGGGAAGGTCGTCCGCATCAACCCGTCCGTGGACAATGCCAGCCGGACCTTCCAGGTCGAGACCCTGGTCCCGAACGAGCGCAGGCTGCTCCGGCCCGGAGGGTTCGCGAAGGCCACGATCGTGACGGACAGCCAGGCCAAGGCGGCCGTCGTCCCCATCGAGTCGATCGTCCGGTTCGCCGGGGTGACCAAGATCCTCGTGGTGGAGGGCGGGACCGCGCGGGCCATCAACGACATCACCACCGGCTGGGAGGGCCAGGGCTGGGTGGAGATCACGGGCAAGGGCATCCCGGAGAAGGCCCTCGTCGTGACGACCGGACAGTCGCAGCTCGCCGACGGAACCCCCGTCGTGATCCGCACGCCGGAGCCGCCTCCGCCGCCCGGCTCGCATCAGCCCGCGCAGCAGGCCGCCGCGGAGCCGGCGAAGAAGGCCGAGGCGCACTGA
- a CDS encoding TetR/AcrR family transcriptional regulator produces MSERAEAESLGVESVRRTAPAARSLAKAAARLFANQGFDATSVRQIVEAAGVAKPTLYYYFGSKEGLARAIVQEPLGLLVEQIRRIVSSEPDPIHALERVIEAHYAYCREDADRARFLYATIFGPPGSNPANLMACEKHDLSGLTEAATRRLVEAGIVLADRLDDFNAMVRGVIVVPMLGFLYGDKPLGPGLARALVHGLLVGFDGRKLPEPTR; encoded by the coding sequence ATGAGCGAGAGGGCGGAGGCGGAAAGTCTGGGTGTGGAGTCCGTCCGGCGGACGGCGCCGGCGGCCAGGTCGCTCGCGAAAGCCGCCGCACGACTGTTCGCCAACCAGGGCTTCGACGCGACGTCCGTGCGGCAGATCGTCGAGGCCGCCGGGGTGGCCAAGCCGACCCTCTATTACTACTTCGGCAGCAAGGAGGGCCTGGCCAGGGCGATCGTCCAGGAGCCGTTGGGCCTGCTGGTGGAGCAGATCCGGCGGATCGTCTCCTCGGAGCCGGACCCGATCCACGCCCTGGAGCGGGTGATCGAGGCCCACTATGCTTACTGCCGCGAGGACGCGGACCGCGCACGGTTCCTGTATGCCACCATTTTCGGGCCTCCGGGATCGAATCCCGCGAACCTGATGGCGTGCGAGAAGCACGATCTGAGCGGGCTCACCGAGGCCGCGACGCGACGCCTCGTCGAGGCGGGCATCGTGCTCGCCGACCGCCTCGACGATTTCAACGCGATGGTCCGAGGGGTGATCGTGGTCCCGATGCTGGGCTTCCTCTATGGCGACAAGCCGCTCGGCCCGGGACTGGCCCGGGCCCTCGTCCATGGTCTGCTCGTCGGCTTCGACGGGCGAAAATTGCCCGAACCCACGAGATGA
- a CDS encoding beta-lactamase hydrolase domain-containing protein, translated as MNFKHHVTSSITIADQPTAEDLLDCKYEGYVGVVNLRNDGEPEQPLSTSAEGDRVRAVGLEYQHYGVGGKPLSDPGVAEVCDFIDRLAAGEGKVLVHCRKGPRAAALVLIQQARANHWTAAEALEKGPAMGLQVDGPLRAMVVDYLEKRR; from the coding sequence ATGAACTTCAAGCACCACGTCACATCCTCGATTACGATCGCCGATCAGCCGACGGCCGAGGACCTGCTGGACTGCAAGTACGAGGGTTACGTGGGCGTGGTCAATCTCAGGAACGATGGCGAGCCGGAGCAGCCCCTCAGCACGTCGGCCGAGGGTGACCGGGTCCGGGCCGTCGGGCTGGAGTATCAGCATTACGGCGTCGGTGGCAAGCCGCTTTCCGACCCGGGCGTCGCCGAGGTCTGCGATTTCATCGACCGGCTGGCGGCGGGCGAGGGGAAGGTCCTCGTCCATTGCCGGAAGGGTCCGCGGGCTGCGGCCCTGGTCCTGATCCAGCAGGCTCGGGCGAACCACTGGACCGCGGCCGAAGCCCTCGAGAAGGGCCCCGCGATGGGCCTTCAGGTCGACGGCCCATTGCGGGCCATGGTCGTCGACTACCTGGAAAAGAGACGCTGA
- a CDS encoding oxidoreductase, which yields MSRYFKYKNAESLLADARSLGLPIRLQSDLSPLLAPARVGGRSVGNRLAIQPMEGCDGNADGTPSDLTFRRYERFGDGGAKLVWGEACAVVPEGRANPRQLVINEANAAELGRLVDTCRRAHREAMRGEDDLLLGLQLTHSGRYSCAKPILAQHDPLLDPRTVMDRTQGTVASPSVPLISDAELDRLQDAYVAAAGLAYRVGFDFIDIKQCHRYLLNELLAARGRPGMYGGSFENRTRFVVQLIARLRDAYPTGIIAARLNVFDGVPFQKGPDGTGIPATFQAPAASAWGTDAEAPVEADLAEPKALVGLMRDAGLDLLNITLGNPYASPHLVRPFEYAPPDGYETPEHPLIGVDRHFRLTAEIQRAYPGLPVVGSGYSWLQAFAFQAGAANVAAGAATFVGIGRGSLSQPDFGRRVAAGQPLDPKRLCRTFSYCTALMRSKHNEAGQFPTGCPPFDKDVYGPIWDQAKR from the coding sequence ATGTCGCGATACTTCAAATATAAGAACGCGGAATCGCTCCTCGCCGACGCCCGCTCGCTCGGCCTGCCGATCCGCCTGCAATCCGACCTTTCCCCCCTCCTCGCCCCGGCCCGCGTCGGCGGACGGTCCGTCGGGAACCGGCTCGCGATCCAGCCGATGGAAGGCTGCGACGGCAACGCCGACGGAACGCCGAGCGACCTCACATTCCGCCGATATGAGCGCTTCGGCGACGGCGGGGCGAAGCTCGTTTGGGGGGAGGCCTGCGCCGTCGTCCCGGAGGGACGGGCCAATCCCAGGCAGCTTGTCATCAACGAGGCGAACGCCGCGGAGCTGGGACGCCTGGTCGACACCTGTCGCCGGGCCCACCGCGAGGCGATGCGAGGCGAGGATGACCTGCTCCTGGGCCTCCAGCTCACCCATTCCGGTCGCTATTCCTGCGCGAAGCCGATCCTCGCCCAGCACGATCCGCTCCTCGATCCGAGGACGGTGATGGACAGGACGCAGGGGACGGTGGCATCGCCGTCCGTTCCGTTGATCTCGGACGCGGAGCTGGACCGGCTCCAGGACGCATACGTCGCCGCGGCAGGACTGGCTTACCGGGTCGGCTTCGACTTCATCGACATCAAGCAATGCCACCGATACCTACTCAATGAGCTGCTCGCCGCGCGGGGCCGACCCGGGATGTACGGCGGATCGTTCGAGAATCGGACGAGGTTCGTCGTCCAGCTCATCGCCAGACTCCGCGACGCCTACCCCACCGGGATCATCGCCGCCCGCCTCAACGTATTCGACGGCGTGCCTTTCCAGAAAGGCCCGGATGGGACCGGTATCCCGGCGACCTTCCAGGCCCCGGCCGCTTCGGCGTGGGGGACCGACGCGGAGGCCCCCGTCGAGGCCGACCTAGCCGAGCCGAAGGCGCTCGTCGGCCTCATGAGGGACGCCGGTCTGGACCTGCTGAACATCACCTTGGGGAACCCGTACGCCAGCCCGCATCTCGTCAGGCCGTTCGAGTATGCCCCGCCGGACGGCTATGAGACGCCCGAGCATCCGCTGATCGGCGTCGATCGGCACTTCCGGCTGACCGCGGAGATCCAGCGGGCGTATCCGGGTCTCCCGGTCGTCGGCTCCGGCTACAGCTGGCTCCAGGCCTTCGCCTTCCAGGCAGGCGCCGCGAACGTCGCCGCCGGCGCCGCGACGTTCGTGGGGATCGGCCGGGGCTCCCTGTCGCAGCCGGATTTCGGCCGCAGGGTCGCCGCCGGGCAGCCGCTCGACCCGAAGCGGCTCTGCCGCACCTTCAGCTACTGCACCGCCTTGATGCGGTCGAAGCACAATGAGGCCGGCCAGTTCCCCACCGGCTGCCCGCCGTTCGACAAGGACGTTTATGGTCCCATCTGGGACCAGGCCAAACGATGA
- a CDS encoding tetratricopeptide repeat protein, which produces MSDRGGFRVVVAAISLVSILAGPGTPLARGGEDPRTATAFLQALRDRGLADLAIDYIDILRHDPACPPDLRASLDYVEGSTLIDEATRINDATRQQELLEQARARLEGFLKAQPGHALSRQARVQLARLLFERGRSTMLIAEEIQVPSQKAAKVDEARALYAKARDAYGEAVTVFGNALKAYPVSLPANDPRVAERNSLENDHLFATLKKGIAQYELAGTYPAGSAERASGLEAAMKDFHSLWEGHRSQLAGLAARMWEAKCFEEQGRIGEAVGIYKELLSHTDPQLRDLQSNISYFHIVALGKRKEYALAADEAVRWLEKYNRREETRSATRLGVLLELAKDLDAQLGANEDKAEKQAAAKRIVEAVSQVVRFATPYKNEALALLRKYKPSSAVKPEDLARISVDDAIAQAEEAMAARDWERAIAFYRAAIRKADARRDLDRINQARYNLSFCYYMNKQFYESDVLAEHLARRYPRNPLGPQAAELAMQDLVEAYNVHREIDRGSDLARLVGVARYAAETFSDREQGDDARLNLGQIELGQGKFDEAIADFSAVRERSPKKLEARTRLGGALWAKSRALDRAGEAKKAAAEATAAIDILAKTLQARQESQAPASDPGTLNNAADLAVALTETGKVKEALAMLAPIVKAQATRSGPAFSRLMEANLLAQIADNQVEPAIQSMKAIEQAGNSAGLTQLYLKLGMLFEKTMDQLRARQDRAGLERMQRAYRALLGTLAESRSGQSYQSLDWAGRGLLSLNAGEEAEKVYRRILSESVANPDFLSQAGSSDRLMLARVKLAAALRLQGTKEPKKLDEAASLVEEILSKNTKYLEPLVEKGNLLEAQAAAGQSDWNQAFRHWQDLAQKLGRSRPRPTSYFEAWYHAADCLRNQKDYTKARQTLNGVMRLNPGVGGPEMKKKYEDLLARLK; this is translated from the coding sequence ATGTCAGATCGAGGCGGATTCCGGGTCGTCGTGGCCGCGATTTCCCTGGTGTCGATCCTCGCCGGCCCCGGGACGCCCCTCGCCCGCGGCGGGGAAGACCCCCGGACGGCGACGGCCTTCCTCCAGGCCCTCCGCGATCGGGGGCTCGCCGACCTGGCGATCGATTACATCGACATCCTGCGTCACGACCCGGCCTGCCCACCGGATCTCAGGGCCTCGCTGGACTACGTCGAGGGCTCCACGCTCATCGACGAGGCGACCCGCATCAACGACGCCACGCGCCAGCAGGAGCTGCTCGAGCAGGCCCGGGCGAGGCTCGAAGGGTTCCTCAAGGCCCAGCCCGGGCATGCCCTATCCCGCCAGGCGCGGGTGCAGCTCGCCCGCCTCCTGTTCGAGCGGGGCCGCTCCACGATGCTGATCGCCGAGGAGATCCAGGTGCCCTCCCAGAAGGCAGCGAAGGTCGACGAGGCCCGCGCCCTGTATGCGAAGGCGAGGGATGCCTACGGCGAGGCCGTGACCGTCTTCGGCAACGCCCTGAAGGCTTATCCCGTCTCCTTGCCGGCCAACGACCCCCGCGTGGCCGAGCGGAACAGCCTGGAAAACGACCATTTATTCGCGACCCTGAAGAAGGGCATCGCGCAATACGAGCTCGCGGGGACCTATCCGGCCGGCTCGGCGGAGCGGGCCTCAGGGCTCGAGGCCGCGATGAAGGACTTCCACTCCCTCTGGGAGGGCCATCGCAGCCAGCTCGCCGGCCTCGCGGCCCGGATGTGGGAGGCCAAGTGCTTCGAGGAGCAGGGCAGGATCGGCGAGGCCGTCGGCATCTACAAGGAGCTCCTGAGCCACACCGACCCGCAGCTCCGCGACCTCCAGAGCAACATCAGCTATTTCCACATCGTCGCACTCGGCAAGCGGAAGGAGTACGCCCTGGCGGCGGACGAGGCCGTCCGCTGGCTCGAGAAATACAACCGACGCGAGGAGACGAGGTCGGCAACCCGCCTCGGCGTCCTCCTCGAGCTGGCCAAGGACCTCGACGCCCAGCTCGGGGCGAACGAGGACAAGGCGGAAAAGCAGGCGGCCGCGAAGCGGATCGTCGAGGCCGTCTCCCAGGTCGTCCGGTTCGCGACGCCGTACAAGAACGAGGCCCTTGCGCTGCTGCGGAAGTACAAGCCGTCCTCCGCCGTGAAGCCGGAGGACCTCGCCCGGATCAGCGTGGATGACGCCATCGCCCAGGCCGAGGAGGCCATGGCCGCGCGAGACTGGGAACGCGCCATCGCCTTCTACCGCGCGGCGATCCGCAAGGCCGACGCCCGCAGGGACCTGGACCGCATCAACCAGGCCCGCTACAACCTGTCGTTCTGTTATTACATGAACAAGCAGTTCTACGAGTCGGACGTGCTGGCGGAGCACCTGGCCCGGCGATACCCGCGCAACCCGCTGGGGCCCCAGGCCGCCGAGCTGGCCATGCAGGACCTGGTCGAGGCCTACAACGTCCACCGGGAGATCGACCGCGGCAGCGACCTCGCCCGGCTCGTCGGCGTGGCGCGATATGCGGCGGAAACCTTCTCCGACCGCGAGCAGGGGGACGACGCGCGGCTGAATCTCGGCCAGATCGAGCTGGGCCAGGGGAAGTTCGACGAGGCGATCGCCGACTTCTCGGCGGTCCGCGAGCGGTCGCCCAAGAAGCTCGAGGCCCGGACCCGGCTCGGCGGCGCCCTCTGGGCGAAGAGCCGCGCGCTGGACCGGGCCGGCGAGGCCAAGAAGGCCGCCGCCGAGGCAACCGCGGCGATCGACATCCTCGCGAAGACGCTCCAGGCCCGCCAGGAATCCCAGGCACCGGCCTCCGACCCCGGCACGCTGAACAACGCCGCGGACCTGGCCGTGGCCCTGACAGAGACCGGGAAGGTCAAGGAGGCCCTGGCGATGCTGGCGCCGATCGTCAAGGCCCAGGCCACGAGGTCCGGCCCCGCCTTCTCCCGGCTCATGGAGGCCAACCTCCTCGCCCAGATCGCCGACAATCAGGTCGAGCCGGCGATCCAGTCCATGAAGGCCATCGAGCAGGCGGGCAACTCCGCCGGCCTCACCCAGCTGTATCTGAAGCTGGGGATGCTCTTCGAGAAGACGATGGACCAACTGCGGGCCAGGCAGGACCGGGCGGGGCTGGAGCGGATGCAGCGGGCCTACCGCGCCCTGCTGGGCACGCTGGCGGAGAGCCGGTCCGGCCAGAGTTACCAGTCGCTGGACTGGGCCGGGAGGGGGCTCCTCTCCCTCAACGCGGGCGAGGAGGCGGAGAAGGTCTATCGCCGGATTCTCTCGGAATCGGTCGCCAATCCCGATTTCCTCAGCCAGGCCGGCTCCTCGGATCGCCTCATGCTGGCCCGGGTGAAGCTCGCGGCCGCGCTCAGGCTCCAGGGGACGAAGGAGCCCAAGAAGCTCGACGAAGCAGCCTCGCTCGTCGAGGAGATCCTGTCCAAGAACACGAAATATCTGGAGCCGCTCGTCGAGAAGGGCAACCTCCTGGAGGCCCAGGCTGCGGCCGGGCAGTCCGACTGGAACCAGGCCTTCCGCCACTGGCAGGACCTTGCCCAGAAGCTGGGCAGGTCGCGGCCCCGGCCCACGAGCTACTTCGAGGCCTGGTACCACGCGGCCGATTGCCTGCGCAATCAGAAGGACTACACCAAAGCCCGCCAGACGCTCAACGGCGTCATGCGGCTCAACCCGGGCGTCGGCGGCCCGGAGATGAAGAAGAAGTACGAGGACCTGCTCGCGCGGCTGAAGTGA
- a CDS encoding tetratricopeptide repeat protein gives MRSTARNRALATMLLLASSVAPCLADEVLLTPGSTLKGSSGGRVRGQVQSEGPTEIVVQLGNSTTTVPTDQIATIRYDGQPATLQLAESRENGGQLAEAAELYRKAAAEAADRPFVAQSALYHEAAALADLASIEPDRLKDAKDRLTRFVQKYPSSRHIIPAREDLARIQLASGDHAGAEANVAELAKIPKASEKAGVLHARVLSNEGKDDEAISELDRILASAADHPITQREARLAKAEALVNRKKYSDAETIVRQVIAANGAEDVAAQSAAYNILGDCLREANRPKDALIAYLHTDLLYAKDKQEHPRALYQIAKLFRVLKQDGKADEYSQRLRQEYPRSPWLSAK, from the coding sequence ATGCGATCCACAGCCCGCAACCGGGCGTTGGCGACGATGCTGCTGCTGGCATCATCCGTCGCCCCATGCCTCGCGGATGAGGTGCTGCTCACACCCGGCTCCACTCTGAAAGGGTCCTCCGGCGGCCGGGTGCGCGGCCAGGTCCAATCGGAGGGCCCGACCGAGATCGTCGTGCAACTGGGCAACTCCACGACCACGGTGCCGACGGACCAGATCGCCACGATCCGCTACGACGGCCAGCCGGCCACGCTCCAACTCGCCGAGTCGCGCGAGAACGGAGGCCAGCTCGCCGAGGCGGCGGAGCTGTACAGGAAGGCCGCCGCCGAGGCCGCGGATCGGCCGTTCGTCGCCCAGTCGGCCCTCTACCACGAGGCCGCCGCGCTGGCCGACCTGGCCTCGATCGAGCCCGACCGGCTGAAGGACGCCAAGGACCGTCTCACGCGATTCGTCCAGAAGTATCCGAGCAGTCGCCACATCATCCCGGCCCGCGAGGACCTGGCTCGCATCCAGCTCGCCTCAGGTGACCACGCCGGCGCGGAGGCGAACGTCGCCGAGCTGGCCAAGATCCCGAAGGCTTCGGAGAAGGCCGGGGTGCTGCACGCCCGGGTGCTGTCGAATGAGGGGAAGGACGACGAGGCCATCTCCGAGCTCGATCGCATCCTCGCCTCGGCGGCCGATCATCCGATCACCCAGCGTGAGGCTCGCCTGGCCAAGGCCGAGGCGCTCGTCAACCGGAAGAAGTACTCGGACGCGGAAACCATTGTCCGGCAGGTGATCGCGGCCAACGGGGCGGAGGACGTGGCGGCCCAGTCCGCCGCCTACAACATCCTGGGCGACTGCCTGCGCGAGGCGAACCGGCCGAAGGACGCCCTGATCGCGTACCTCCACACCGACCTGCTCTACGCCAAGGACAAGCAGGAACATCCCCGCGCGCTGTACCAGATCGCCAAGCTCTTCCGTGTGCTCAAGCAGGACGGCAAGGCCGACGAGTACTCCCAGCGGCTCCGCCAGGAATACCCGCGGAGCCCCTGGCTCTCCGCGAAGTGA
- a CDS encoding Gfo/Idh/MocA family protein translates to MSNEGMTRRGFVGSVGATAGAASLIAAPAIGKSGSANGKIRLGIIGSGSRGNQLLDSFLPQPDVELVAIADVDDHHAGETAERVKKEKKNTPKTGRDYRYMLDDKDVDAVIIATPDHWHALPSIHAVMAGKDVYVEKPVAHNVAEGRAMIAAARKYDKVMAVGTQQRSSSHFQKAVDIVKSGKLGKVFWVQTWNYENISPTGMGKYPDGEAPSYVDYDRWLGPAPKRAFNPNRFHLLFRWFFDYAGGMMSDWGVHLNDIVLWALDAKGPKSVYAQGGVMTTDDDRDTPDTLQVVYEFPSCLLTYSMHKGNGLRLNGKDYGILFCGTDGSLMLDRNGFEVIPDQTNLPYGIRLVHGAREPRKIDLKPEKEKGVDGQNPHVRNFLDCMKSRARPTCDIEIAHRSTNTCHLGNIAYKVGRKLEWDVESETVKNDPEANALLSREARKGFELPAI, encoded by the coding sequence ATGTCCAATGAGGGTATGACGCGGCGCGGCTTCGTGGGCTCGGTCGGGGCGACCGCCGGGGCGGCCTCGCTCATCGCGGCGCCCGCCATCGGCAAGTCGGGTTCGGCCAACGGGAAGATCCGCCTCGGCATCATCGGCTCCGGCAGCCGCGGGAATCAGCTCCTCGATTCCTTCCTGCCCCAGCCGGACGTCGAGCTCGTGGCCATCGCGGACGTGGACGACCACCACGCAGGGGAGACGGCCGAGCGGGTGAAGAAGGAGAAGAAGAATACTCCCAAAACCGGGCGCGACTACCGGTACATGCTGGACGACAAGGACGTGGACGCCGTCATCATCGCCACTCCCGACCACTGGCACGCGCTGCCCTCGATCCACGCGGTCATGGCGGGCAAGGACGTCTACGTCGAGAAGCCCGTGGCCCACAACGTGGCCGAGGGGCGGGCCATGATCGCCGCGGCCCGGAAGTACGACAAGGTGATGGCCGTGGGCACCCAGCAGAGGTCGTCCAGCCATTTCCAGAAGGCCGTGGACATCGTCAAGTCGGGCAAGCTCGGGAAAGTCTTCTGGGTGCAGACCTGGAACTATGAAAACATCAGCCCGACCGGGATGGGCAAGTATCCCGACGGCGAGGCCCCGTCGTACGTCGACTACGACCGCTGGCTCGGCCCCGCGCCCAAGCGCGCATTCAACCCGAACCGGTTCCACCTGCTCTTCCGCTGGTTCTTCGATTATGCCGGCGGCATGATGAGCGACTGGGGCGTCCACCTCAACGACATCGTCCTCTGGGCGCTCGACGCCAAGGGCCCGAAGTCGGTTTACGCCCAGGGCGGCGTCATGACCACGGACGACGATCGGGACACGCCGGACACCCTCCAGGTCGTCTACGAGTTCCCGTCCTGCCTGCTCACGTATTCGATGCACAAGGGGAACGGCCTTAGGCTCAACGGCAAGGACTACGGCATCCTCTTCTGCGGCACCGACGGCAGCCTGATGCTCGACCGGAACGGCTTCGAGGTCATCCCGGACCAGACCAACCTCCCGTACGGCATCCGCCTGGTGCACGGCGCCCGCGAGCCACGCAAGATCGACCTCAAGCCGGAGAAGGAGAAGGGCGTGGACGGGCAGAACCCGCACGTCCGCAACTTCCTGGACTGCATGAAGTCGCGGGCCAGGCCGACCTGCGACATCGAGATCGCCCACCGCTCGACCAACACCTGCCACCTGGGCAACATCGCGTACAAGGTCGGCCGCAAGCTCGAGTGGGACGTCGAATCCGAGACCGTCAAGAACGACCCCGAGGCCAACGCGCTGCTGTCCCGCGAGGCGAGGAAGGGATTCGAGCTCCCCGCCATCTGA
- a CDS encoding efflux RND transporter periplasmic adaptor subunit — protein sequence MTFRDLLRAACLGFVTTGTAWCQALPTSATIESIPLELTMPEHYRVTSVLEPIRRVPIVAPADGIVRALPAPLGSTVRAAQEVAQLDRGAAAARLKLASAEVKEKDALLKSNSNYASVYGAQLEAARAKEELAQLELDGLTLRAPFAARITALPVAAGQFVLKGTTIAELSDTSSYTSLVPVDRRSAAEGGDLKVFVEEQEQAAKVQSILPLPESYQSLRELAAPFAAAWITVPNPRGDLAAGLRVRSATLPVTPLATVPKDAVRPAEAGAKGSMVQVIRNEYVTNVPVEVLGKVSSERVQVTGALRSTDALIVSSSVALLPGTLIRFSQAPPQGVEGTTPDPTRRGVPAGVAPPSASTPPSPIPPRTPPASTNRTRRPQAPAQGGSPF from the coding sequence ATGACCTTCCGGGACCTTCTGCGAGCGGCGTGCCTCGGCTTCGTGACGACCGGGACGGCCTGGTGCCAGGCCCTGCCGACCTCGGCCACGATCGAGTCGATCCCCCTCGAGTTGACGATGCCGGAGCACTACCGCGTGACGTCCGTCCTCGAGCCGATCCGCCGCGTCCCCATCGTGGCCCCGGCGGACGGCATCGTCCGGGCGCTCCCCGCGCCGCTGGGCTCGACGGTCCGCGCCGCGCAGGAGGTCGCCCAGCTCGACCGCGGCGCGGCGGCCGCCCGGCTCAAGCTCGCCTCGGCGGAAGTCAAGGAGAAGGACGCCCTGCTGAAGTCGAACTCGAATTACGCGTCGGTCTACGGGGCCCAGCTCGAAGCAGCCCGAGCCAAGGAGGAGCTCGCCCAGTTGGAGCTCGACGGCCTGACGCTCCGCGCCCCCTTCGCGGCACGGATCACTGCACTGCCCGTGGCCGCGGGGCAATTCGTCCTGAAGGGGACGACCATCGCGGAGCTCTCGGACACCTCCAGTTACACGTCGCTGGTCCCCGTGGACCGAAGGTCGGCCGCCGAGGGAGGCGACCTGAAGGTCTTCGTGGAGGAGCAGGAGCAGGCGGCGAAGGTGCAATCGATCCTGCCCCTGCCGGAGTCCTACCAGAGCCTGCGCGAGCTGGCCGCCCCGTTCGCCGCGGCCTGGATCACGGTCCCCAACCCGAGGGGCGACCTCGCCGCAGGCCTCCGGGTTCGGAGCGCGACCCTCCCTGTCACGCCCCTTGCCACGGTGCCGAAGGACGCCGTCAGGCCGGCCGAGGCCGGCGCGAAGGGGTCGATGGTGCAGGTCATCCGCAACGAGTACGTCACGAACGTGCCGGTCGAGGTGCTCGGCAAGGTGAGCTCCGAGCGCGTCCAGGTGACGGGGGCTCTCCGCTCGACCGATGCGCTCATCGTCTCCTCGTCGGTCGCGCTCCTGCCGGGGACGCTCATCCGGTTCTCCCAGGCCCCGCCGCAGGGGGTGGAGGGGACGACGCCCGACCCGACGAGGCGGGGCGTCCCGGCCGGCGTCGCCCCGCCATCGGCGAGCACGCCTCCGTCCCCCATCCCGCCCAGGACGCCCCCCGCGTCGACGAACCGGACGCGTCGTCCCCAGGCCCCCGCCCAGGGCGGCTCCCCCTTCTGA